A region from the Eptesicus fuscus isolate TK198812 chromosome 1, DD_ASM_mEF_20220401, whole genome shotgun sequence genome encodes:
- the SLITRK4 gene encoding SLIT and NTRK-like protein 4, whose product MLLDYFSLFRSIKLHADCKKMFLWLFLILSVLISSSTNADSDISVEICNVCSCVSVENVLYVNCEKVSVYRPNQLKPPWSNFYHLNFQNNFLNILYPNTFLNFSHAVSLQLGNNKLQNIEGGAFLGLSALKQLHLNNNELKILRADTFLGIENLEYLQADYNLIKYIERGAFNKLHKLKVLILNDNLIAFLPDNIFRFASLTHLDIRGNRIQKLPYIGVLEHIGRVVELQLEDNPWNCSCDLLPLKAWLENMPYNIYIGEAICETPSDLYGRLLKETNKQELCPMGTGSDFDVRILPPSQLETSYTTPNGHTTQTSFHRLVTKPPKTTNPSKISGIVAGKALSNRNLSQIVSYQTRVPPLTPCPAPCFCKTHPSDFGLSVNCQEKNIQSMSELIPKPLNAKKLHVNGNSIKDVDISDFAEFEGLDLLHLGSNQITVIKGDVFHNLTNLRRLYLNGNQIERLYPEIFSGLHNLQYLYLEYNLIKEILAGTFDSLPNLQLLYLNNNLLKSLPVYIFSGAPLARLNLRNNKFMYLPVSGVLDQLQSLTQIDLEGNPWDCTCDLVALKLWLEKLNDGIVVKELKCETPVQFANIELKSLKNEILCPKLLNKPSAPFTSPAPAITFTTPLGPIRSPPGGPVPLSILILSILVVLILTVFVAFCLLVFVLRRNKKPTVKHEGLGNAECGSMQLQLRKHDHKTNKKDGLSTEAFIPQTIEQMSKSHTCGLKESETGFMFSDPPGQKVIMRNVADKEKDLLHVDSRKRLSTIDELDELFPSRDSNVFIQNFLESKKEYNSIGVSGFEIRYPEKQDKKSKKSLIGGNHSKIVVEQRKSSEYFELKAKLQSSPDYLQVLEEQTALNKI is encoded by the coding sequence ttttagattatttctctttattcagAAGCATAAAATTGCATGCCGATTGCAAGAAGATGTTTCTTTGGCTCTTTCTGATTTTGTCAGTCCTGATTTCTTCTTCgacaaatgcagattctgacaTATCAGTGGAAATTTGCAATGTGTGCTCCTGTGTGTCAGTGGAGAATGTGCTCTATGTCAACTGTGAGAAGGTTTCAGTCTACCGACCAAACCAGCTGAAACCACCTTGGTCAAATTTTTATCACCTCAATttccaaaacaattttttaaatatcctctaTCCAAATACATTCTTGAATTTTTCACACGCAGTATCCCTGCAGCTGGGAAATAATAAACTGCAGAACATTGAGGGAGGAGCCTTTCTTGGGCTCAGTGCATTAAAGCAGTTGCACTTGAACAACAATGAATTAAAGATTCTCCGAGCTGACACTTTCCTTGGCATAGAGAACTTGGAGTATCTCCAGGCTGACTACAATTTAATCAAGTATATTGAACGAGGAGCCTTCAATAAGCTCCACAAACTGAAAGTTCTCATTCTTAATGACAATCTGATTGCATTCCTTCCTGATAATATTTTCCGATTCGCATCTTTGACCCATCTGGATATACGAGGAAACAGAATCCAGAAGCTCCCCTATATCGGAGTTCTGGAACATATAGGCCGAGTTGTCGAATTGCAACTGGAAGATAACCCTTGGAACTGTAGCTGTGATTTGTTGCCTTTAAAAGCTTGGCTGGAGAATATGCCGTATAACATTTACATAGGCGAAGCTATCTGTGAAACTCCCAGTGACTTATATGGAAGGCTtttaaaagaaaccaacaaacaaGAATTATGCCCCATGGGCACAGGCAGTGATTTTGATGTACGGATCCTGCCTCCATCTCAGCTGGAAACCAGCTATACCACTCCCAATGGTCACACTACTCAAACATCCTTCCACAGATTAGTGACCAAACCACCGAAAACTACAAATCCTTCCAAGATCTCTGGAATCGTGGCAGGCAAAGCCCTCTCCAACCGCAATCTTAGTCAGATTGTGTCTTACCAAACAAGGGTGCCTCCTCTTACACCTTGCCCAGCGCCTTGCTTTTGCAAAACACATCCTTCAGATTTTGGACTGAGTGTCAACTGCCAGGAGAAAAATATACAGTCCATGTCTGAACTAATACCGAAACCTTTAAATGCCAAGAAGTTGCATGTCAATGGCAACAGCATCAAAGATGTGGACATCTCAGACTTTGCCGAGTTTGAAGGACTGGATTTGCTCCATTTAGGCAGTAATCAGATTACAGTGATAAAGGGAGATGTATTCCACAATCTCACTAATTTACGCAGGCTGTATCTCAATGGCAATCAGATTGAAAGACTTTATCCTGAAATATTTTCAGGCCTTCATAACCTGCAGTATCTGTACTTGGAATACAATTTGATTAAAGAAATCTTAGCGGGCACCTTTGACTCGCTGCCAAATTTGCAGCTACTATACTTAAACAACAATCTTTTAAAGAGCTTGCCCGTTTACATTTTTTCTGGAGCACCCCTTGCGAGACTGAACCTGAGGAACAACAAGTTCATGTACCTACCTGTCAGTGGAGTTCTCGATCAGCTGCAGTCTCTGACACAGATTGACTTGGAGGGCAACCCGTGGGACTGCACTTGTGACTTAGTGGCATTAAAGCTGTGGCTGGAGAAGTTGAATGACGGAATTGTTGTGAAAGAACTAAAATGTGAAACACCTGTTCAGTTTGCCAACATTGAACTGAAGTCCCTCAAAAATGAAATCTTATGTCCCAAACTCTTAAACAAGCCATCTGCACCATTCACGAGCCCTGCACCTGCCATTACCTTCACAACCCCACTGGGTCCCATTCGAAGTCCTCCTGGAGGCCCAGTGCCTCTGTCTATTTTAATCTTAAGTATCTTAGTGGTCCTCATTTTAACTGTGTTTGTTGCTTTTTGCCTTCTTGTTTTTGTGCTGCGACGAAACAAGAAACCCACGGTGAAGCATGAAGGCCTGGGGAATGCAGAGTGTGGTTCCATGCAGCTGCAGCTGAGGAAGCATGAccacaaaaccaataaaaaagatggactgagcacagaagctttcaTTCCACAAACCATAGAACAGATGAGCAAGAGCCACACCTGTGGCTTGAAAGAGTCTGAAACTGGCTTCATGTTTTCAGATCCCCCAGGACAGAAAGTCATCATGAGAAATGTTGCCGACAAGGAAAAAGATTTGTTACATGTGGATAGCAGGAAGAGATTGAGCACAATTGATGAGCTGGATGAATTATTCCCGAGCAGGGATTCCAATGTGTTTATTCAGAATTTTCTCGAAAGCAAAAAGGAGTACAACAGCATAGGTGTCAGTGGTTTTGAGATCCGTTATCCAGAAAAACAAGACAAGAAAAGCAAGAAGTCATTGATAGGCGGCAACCACAGTAAAATTGTGGTAGAGCAAAGGAAGAGCAGCGAGTATTTTGAACTGAAGGCAAAACTCCAGAGTTCCCCCGACTACCTACAAGTCCTTGAGGAGCAGACAGCTTTGAACAAGATCTAG